One Halioglobus japonicus DNA segment encodes these proteins:
- a CDS encoding MlaC/ttg2D family ABC transporter substrate-binding protein yields MRFVSQFTSLAVCMMLAFTVSAEGEAPGAHDVVREASEKVMQVVEEAQGYAEEDPDRYYGEVQAILDPVIDFRGFARGVMGPYASSDRYRSLDEAGRAELRDQLDRFTEVMRVGLVRTYSKGLLAFGGSRIEVSAPAPDEAEQRRVAVEQLIYTEGTQPYILIYQMGRDKSGDWKLRNVIIESVNLGEIYRNQFQAAARKEDGNLDAVIDSWSAIEVEDESDS; encoded by the coding sequence ATGAGATTTGTATCGCAGTTCACGTCACTGGCGGTGTGTATGATGCTTGCGTTTACCGTCAGCGCTGAGGGTGAAGCCCCAGGTGCGCACGACGTTGTTCGGGAGGCCAGCGAGAAGGTGATGCAGGTTGTCGAAGAGGCCCAGGGCTACGCCGAAGAGGACCCCGACCGCTACTACGGCGAGGTGCAAGCCATTCTTGATCCCGTTATCGACTTCCGCGGATTCGCTCGCGGTGTCATGGGTCCCTATGCCAGCAGCGACAGGTACCGCTCCCTCGATGAGGCCGGCCGCGCCGAGCTGCGCGACCAGCTGGATCGCTTTACTGAGGTGATGCGTGTGGGGCTGGTCCGCACCTACAGCAAAGGCTTGCTGGCCTTTGGCGGGTCGCGCATTGAGGTGTCCGCTCCGGCGCCGGATGAAGCCGAGCAGCGCCGGGTGGCGGTTGAGCAGCTTATCTACACCGAGGGCACCCAGCCTTACATACTTATCTACCAGATGGGCCGGGACAAATCCGGCGACTGGAAGTTGCGTAATGTGATTATCGAAAGCGTGAATCTGGGCGAAATCTACCGCAACCAGTTTCAGGCAGCAGCACGCAAGGAGGATGGCAACCTCGACGCTGTCATCGACAGCTGGAGCGCCATTGAAGTCGAAGATGAGAGCGATAGCTGA
- a CDS encoding calcium/sodium antiporter, with protein MLLAAATILVGFIILIWSADLFVAGASSIAENMGMSPIIIGLTIVSLGTSAPEVLVSFTAALSGAGDLAIGNAIGSNIANIGLVLGITVLVAPMMVHESCMKKEMPTLLIVTFGAGVLLIDDVLSIVDGWLMLGSLALIMVHMVRSQTHDEVLVEEAEEEYLPHLKPLRAWLTFALGLSLLIASSRMLVWGAVEVAETLGVSELVIGLTIVAIGTSLPELAATIASALRGHTEIALGNVIGSNLFNLLAVMSIPGIVGAETLESSVVTRDYPTMTFLTVFLALAIYISRRRSRSQEGHAYVGRTIGTLLVSFYGLYYYWLYITI; from the coding sequence ATGCTGTTAGCTGCCGCCACCATATTGGTCGGCTTTATTATTCTCATCTGGAGTGCCGACCTGTTCGTGGCCGGGGCATCCTCGATTGCGGAAAATATGGGTATGTCGCCCATCATCATCGGCCTGACAATCGTGTCCCTGGGTACCTCAGCTCCGGAAGTGCTGGTCTCTTTCACCGCCGCCCTGTCCGGCGCGGGTGATCTCGCCATTGGCAATGCCATTGGCTCAAACATCGCCAACATCGGCCTGGTACTTGGTATTACTGTGCTCGTGGCACCCATGATGGTGCACGAGAGCTGTATGAAGAAAGAAATGCCGACCCTGCTGATCGTCACCTTTGGGGCCGGCGTGCTGCTCATCGACGATGTTCTTTCCATCGTCGATGGCTGGCTGATGCTCGGCTCACTGGCCCTCATCATGGTGCACATGGTGCGCAGCCAGACTCACGACGAGGTGCTGGTCGAAGAGGCTGAAGAGGAGTACCTGCCCCACCTCAAACCCCTGCGCGCCTGGCTCACCTTTGCGCTTGGCCTGTCACTGCTGATCGCGAGCTCCCGTATGCTGGTATGGGGCGCCGTCGAAGTGGCCGAAACCCTGGGTGTATCCGAACTTGTCATCGGCCTGACCATTGTCGCCATCGGCACCAGTCTGCCGGAACTGGCTGCCACCATCGCCAGCGCCCTGCGCGGCCATACCGAAATTGCCCTGGGCAACGTGATTGGTTCCAACCTGTTCAACCTGCTGGCCGTTATGTCCATCCCCGGCATTGTCGGTGCGGAGACACTAGAGAGCTCGGTGGTGACGCGCGATTATCCCACCATGACGTTTCTCACAGTTTTCCTAGCGCTGGCCATTTACATCAGCCGGCGCCGCAGTCGCTCCCAGGAAGGTCACGCCTATGTCGGGCGCACCATAGGAACCCTGTTAGTCTCGTTCTACGGACTGTATTATTACTGGCTGTACATCACCATTTGA
- a CDS encoding KpsF/GutQ family sugar-phosphate isomerase, with protein MATQSSSSHAASARRTIGMEAAAVTELESRIGEAFDRACDILLGCRGRVIVTGMGKSGHIARKIAATLASTGTPAFFVHPGEASHGDMGMITGDDVVIALSNSGEVGEVVTLLPLLKRIGAALLSFTGNPDSTLALASDAHLDTGVETEACPLNLAPTSSTTTALVMGDALAIALLEARGFTAEDFAFSHPGGTLGKKLLLKVADLMQTGDAIPTVTTTTSLSDALLEISAKGLGMTAIVDSDGLLEGVFTDGDLRRALDARVDITTTSMGELMHRNPKTAAPGILAAEAMKTMEESEITSLIITDNNSREIRGVLHLMHLLHAGIA; from the coding sequence ATGGCAACACAGTCCAGCTCCTCCCACGCCGCCTCAGCAAGGCGCACCATCGGTATGGAAGCGGCCGCAGTCACCGAACTCGAATCGCGCATCGGCGAAGCATTTGATCGCGCCTGTGACATTCTGCTGGGCTGTCGAGGCCGGGTTATCGTTACCGGCATGGGCAAATCCGGGCACATCGCCCGCAAAATAGCCGCAACGCTGGCGAGCACCGGCACTCCGGCGTTCTTCGTCCACCCCGGCGAAGCCAGTCACGGCGACATGGGGATGATTACCGGCGACGATGTCGTTATCGCGCTGTCCAATAGCGGCGAAGTCGGCGAAGTTGTCACCCTTCTGCCACTGCTGAAAAGGATTGGAGCCGCGCTGCTCAGCTTTACCGGCAACCCCGACTCAACGCTTGCACTTGCCTCTGACGCCCACCTCGACACCGGCGTAGAAACCGAGGCATGCCCGCTCAACCTGGCGCCTACCTCATCGACCACCACCGCGCTGGTGATGGGCGACGCGCTGGCCATTGCGCTGCTCGAAGCCCGCGGGTTTACTGCCGAGGATTTCGCCTTCTCCCACCCCGGCGGAACGCTGGGCAAAAAGCTGCTGCTCAAGGTGGCTGACCTTATGCAGACCGGCGACGCCATTCCCACGGTGACCACAACCACATCGCTGTCGGACGCACTGCTCGAAATCAGCGCCAAGGGCCTTGGCATGACCGCCATTGTCGATAGCGACGGCCTGCTGGAAGGCGTCTTCACCGACGGCGACCTGCGTCGAGCCCTCGATGCCAGGGTCGACATTACCACCACCTCCATGGGCGAATTGATGCACCGCAACCCGAAAACCGCAGCGCCAGGCATACTCGCCGCGGAAGCCATGAAGACCATGGAAGAATCGGAAATTACCTCGCTGATCATTACCGACAACAACAGCCGGGAGATTCGCGGTGTCCTTCATCTCATGCACCTTCTGCATGCGGGAATAGCCTAA
- a CDS encoding KdsC family phosphatase codes for MTHTEIAQSLKLLALDVDGVLTDGCIYYGNNGEELKSFNIKDGLGIKLLQRGGVDVVIITGRQSEIVARRARELGITDVIQGREDKLVALQALCDSRGVELRECAYMGDDLPDLAAVRAAGLGLTVSDGATALHDAADWVSEAAGGRGAVREAGEWILHMRGSLDTLLAEFN; via the coding sequence ATGACCCACACAGAAATCGCGCAATCACTCAAGCTGCTCGCCCTGGATGTCGATGGGGTACTCACCGATGGCTGCATTTACTACGGCAACAATGGCGAAGAACTGAAGAGCTTCAATATCAAGGATGGCCTGGGTATAAAACTGTTGCAGCGCGGCGGGGTGGATGTCGTCATTATCACTGGCCGCCAGTCTGAGATCGTCGCCAGACGCGCGCGCGAGCTCGGCATTACCGACGTCATACAGGGCCGCGAAGACAAACTGGTCGCCCTCCAGGCACTGTGTGATTCACGCGGTGTCGAGCTTCGCGAATGCGCTTACATGGGCGACGATCTGCCCGACCTGGCCGCTGTCAGGGCCGCCGGCCTTGGCCTGACCGTCAGCGACGGTGCCACCGCGCTGCACGACGCCGCAGACTGGGTCAGTGAGGCCGCTGGCGGGCGCGGTGCAGTCCGCGAAGCCGGCGAGTGGATCCTGCACATGCGCGGCTCACTAGATACGCTACTGGCCGAGTTCAACTAA
- the lptC gene encoding LPS export ABC transporter periplasmic protein LptC produces MPRPTLQILLALTILLAATYYWNPRTASTADVATSERHEALPLTYIEGVRTWAFDEQGYLSDILEAERVDRFREGNYSMIMNPKFYSHSADGKTWSASATRGRWEHKHERLLLRKNVVLSHDQTGTRMNTHLMDIFLDTQIAESNRQVTITQGKNQTVADGMVANLENETISLKPNVESIYVPSP; encoded by the coding sequence ATGCCAAGACCCACCCTGCAAATCCTGCTGGCGCTGACCATCCTGCTCGCAGCCACCTACTACTGGAACCCAAGGACCGCCAGTACCGCGGATGTGGCGACCAGTGAGCGTCACGAGGCACTGCCGCTCACCTACATTGAGGGCGTTCGAACCTGGGCATTCGATGAACAGGGCTACCTCAGCGATATTCTCGAGGCCGAACGGGTCGACCGGTTTCGCGAGGGCAACTACTCGATGATCATGAACCCCAAATTTTACTCCCACAGTGCCGATGGCAAGACCTGGTCTGCCAGTGCCACTCGCGGCCGCTGGGAGCACAAACATGAGCGCCTCCTGTTACGCAAAAATGTGGTACTGTCCCACGACCAGACCGGCACTCGCATGAACACGCACCTTATGGATATTTTCCTGGACACCCAAATCGCCGAGAGCAATCGGCAGGTGACGATTACCCAGGGGAAAAATCAGACGGTGGCCGATGGCATGGTCGCCAACCTGGAGAATGAAACAATTAGCCTGAAACCCAATGTGGAGAGCATTTATGTTCCGTCGCCATGA
- the lptA gene encoding lipopolysaccharide transport periplasmic protein LptA gives MFRRHERPAPLAACLLILASLVSTTAAIALPDDRNQPILIEADEAVRDEKQGFTLYQGNVTMDQGSLHIKAERITVYHDAEKADRILAEGSPAHMQQQPEPDKGLIKARANVIEYHKSEDRVQLRDNASIEQEGSTVTGDSIDYFITEQLVRADSDKNREDSRVQVVIEATAVQKEKEASGNTDRK, from the coding sequence ATGTTCCGTCGCCATGAGCGACCTGCCCCGCTGGCAGCGTGTTTACTGATTCTCGCGAGCCTGGTCTCTACCACCGCCGCAATCGCCCTGCCGGACGACCGTAATCAGCCGATTCTGATTGAGGCGGACGAAGCTGTGCGCGACGAGAAACAGGGGTTCACCCTTTACCAGGGCAATGTGACCATGGACCAGGGCAGCCTGCACATCAAGGCGGAGCGCATCACCGTTTATCACGATGCGGAAAAAGCTGACCGCATCCTCGCCGAGGGCTCCCCGGCACACATGCAGCAGCAACCGGAACCCGACAAGGGTCTGATCAAAGCCCGTGCCAACGTGATCGAGTATCACAAGAGTGAAGATCGGGTGCAGCTGCGCGATAACGCCAGCATCGAGCAGGAAGGTTCGACCGTGACCGGCGACAGCATCGATTACTTTATCACCGAACAATTGGTACGGGCGGACTCCGACAAAAACCGTGAAGACAGCCGCGTACAGGTCGTGATCGAAGCGACCGCGGTACAAAAGGAAAAGGAAGCCAGTGGCAACACTGATCGCAAGTAA
- the lptB gene encoding LPS export ABC transporter ATP-binding protein — protein sequence MATLIASNLAKAYKGREVVQDVSIQLESGQVVGLLGPNGAGKTTCFYMIIGIVKADRGSIELNGNDITPLSMHERARHGIGYLPQEASIFRKLTVTDNIMSILETRPDLNRAQRRERCDQLLEEFNVQHLRDSLGQALSGGERRRIEIARALATEPDFILLDEPFAGVDPISVNDIKHIITHLRDRGIGVLITDHNVRDTLDICEKAFIVGEGHIIASGTANDVLSNQRVRDIYLGEQFSL from the coding sequence GTGGCAACACTGATCGCAAGTAATCTGGCCAAGGCGTATAAGGGCCGCGAGGTTGTACAGGACGTTTCCATCCAACTGGAGAGCGGCCAGGTGGTGGGCTTATTGGGCCCCAATGGCGCCGGCAAAACGACCTGCTTCTACATGATCATTGGAATCGTCAAGGCCGATCGGGGCAGCATCGAGCTCAACGGCAACGACATTACCCCACTCTCAATGCACGAGCGGGCCCGCCACGGCATCGGTTATCTGCCCCAGGAAGCGTCCATTTTCCGCAAGCTCACCGTCACCGACAACATTATGTCTATCCTGGAAACCCGGCCGGACCTCAACCGGGCCCAGCGCCGGGAGCGCTGCGACCAGCTGCTCGAGGAGTTTAATGTCCAGCATTTACGGGACAGCCTCGGGCAGGCCTTGTCCGGCGGCGAGCGGCGACGCATTGAAATCGCCAGAGCCCTGGCCACCGAGCCCGACTTCATCCTGCTCGATGAACCCTTCGCCGGCGTCGATCCGATTTCTGTGAATGACATCAAGCACATTATTACGCATCTGCGTGACCGCGGTATCGGCGTACTGATTACCGACCACAACGTCAGGGATACCCTCGATATCTGCGAAAAGGCCTTTATTGTCGGCGAGGGGCATATTATCGCCTCTGGCACCGCCAATGATGTGCTGTCCAACCAGCGCGTTCGCGACATCTATCTGGGCGAACAATTCTCGCTATAG